A genomic segment from Triticum dicoccoides isolate Atlit2015 ecotype Zavitan chromosome 1A, WEW_v2.0, whole genome shotgun sequence encodes:
- the LOC119350261 gene encoding F-box protein At5g07610-like, giving the protein MPQGRRGGGEQGCREQGHAPATVHPGHGADVPCHSPPPFPITEMKKEHGHEQQASLPHGCSEQDHSPSTGNPGRDSATPPFPSTDEASDSEQQQQQPGCPTDLPEGAIVEILSRVPYRSLCRFKCVSKPWLALCSDPEVRKRSPQTLSGFFFIERGRFNFRNLSGRGPPLVDPSLHFLRESYDCFSVEQCCSSLLLCKCWESRHDEEDEYDYVVCNPMTGQWTVLPPVVWLDEEDGDIVYFEPIMDIFLGFDTAAPSRFVVFVPLTNCFCEFTEMAIYSSETGRWNKVQSEWYYKTILVGNSECVFLNGTMHLATHYASVVTVDAEGKIWREIEMPEDMPNKNHLASIGQSQGRLYAWQIDNDHDCQLYVWVLEDSGGGNWTLKYTVNVSELFGRQRGEDDMSYKVFAIHPDCDLIFLTDEEEMAVSYDMENQKVNATCTFSQEFQGVLPYIPCFAEWLFSKLLSY; this is encoded by the exons ATGCCGCAAGGAAGACGAGGAGGCGGCGAGCAAGGCTGCAGGGAGCAGGGCCATGCTCCGGCGACTGTTCACCCAGGCCACGGCGCGGACGTTCCCTGCCATTCGCCGCCGCCGTTCCCCATCACCGAG ATGAAGAAGGAGCATGGGCACGAGCAGCAGGCCAGCCTTCCCCATGGCTGCTCGGAGCAGGATCATTCGCCGTCGACCGGCAACCCAGGCCGCGACAGCGCCACGCCGCCATTCCCCTCCACCGATGAAGCGTCTGACTCTGAG cagcagcagcagcagcccggGTGCCCTACAGATCTTCCTGAAGGCGCCATTGTCGAGATCCTGTCGAGGGTGCCCTACAGGTCGCTCTGCCGCTTCAAGTGCGTCTCCAAGCCATGGCTGGCCCTCTGCTCTGATCCGGAAGTCCGCAAGAGGTCGCCGCAGACCTTGTCTGGCTTCTTCTTCATCGAGCGTGGGCGTTTCAATTTCCGTAATTTGTCGGGAAGAGGCCCCCCATTAGTCGACCCTTCGCTCCATTTCTTGCGCGAGAGCTACGATTGCTTTTCTGTGGAGCAGTGCTGCAGCAGCCTCCTCCTTTGCAAGTGCTGGGAATCGCGTCATGATGAGGAAGACGAATACGATTACGTCGTGTGCAATCCTATGACCGGGCAGTGGACTGTGTTGCCTCCTGTGGTATGGCTGGACGAAGAGGATGGTGACATTGTGTATTTCGAACCAATAATGGATATCTTCTTGGGTTTCGACACAGCAGCTCCGTCCCGCTTTGTGGTGTTTGTGCCCCTGACCAACTGTTTCTGCGAATTCACAGAGATGGCCATCTACTCGTCGGAAACCGGACGATGGAACAAGGTGCAGAGTGAGTGGTATTACAAGACTATTCTGGTCGGGAATTCAGAATGTGTCTTCTTGAATGGCACTATGCATTTGGCAACACATTATGCCTCAGTGGTCACGGTCGACGCGGAAGGGAAGATCTGGAGGGAGATTGAAATGCCAGAGGACATGCCAAACAAAAATCATTTGGCTTCCATTGGGCAGTCCCAAGGACGCTTGTATGCGTGGCAAATTGATAACGATCATGATTGCCAACTCTATGTGTGGGTTCTTGAAGATTCTGGTGGTGGAAACTGGACCCTCAAGTATACTGTCAACGTTTCAGAGCTGTTCGGGAGGCAACGTGGCGAAGATGACATGTCCTATAAGGTGTTCGCGATTCATCCAGATTGTGATTTGATTTTCCTTACCGATGAGGAGGAGATGGCAGTGTCATATGATATGGAGAATCAGAAAGTCAATGCTACATGCACTTTTTCTCAAGAATTCCAGGGTGTTCTGCCTTACATTCCATGTTTTGCTGAATGGTTGTTTTCTAAGTTGTTGTCCTACTAA
- the LOC119360080 gene encoding F-box protein At5g07610-like isoform X1 has translation MKKKHVHEQQASLPHDHDCTQQDHSPPTGNQGRDGEAPPFPSTEEASEQQQPPGVDLPEGAIVEILSRVPYRSLCRFKCVSKPWLALCSDPNVRKRSTQTLSGFFFMDRGRFNFRNLSGKGPPLVDPSLRFWRGIYDCFAVEQCCGSLLLCKCLKSRHKEDECDYVVCNPMTGQWTVLPPMVWLDEEDGAMTYFEPIRDIFLGFDAAAPSRFLVFVPLTNCFCEFTEMAIYSSETGRWKKVHSEWGYKTILVGNSECVFLNGTMHLATHYALVVTVDAEGKVWREIEMPEHSPDSNQLASIGKSQGRLYAWQIDDDHDCQLYVWVLEDYGAGKWTLKYTVGVSELFGRQRGKDDMSYKVFAIHPDCDLIFLTDEEEMAVSYDMENQKVNFTCTFSQEFEDVLPYVPCFAEWASDAH, from the exons ATGAAGAAGAAGCACGTGCACGAGCAGCAGGCGAGCCTTCCCCATGACCATGACTGCACGCAGCAGGACCACTCGCCGCCGACCGGCAACCAAGGCCGCGACGGCGAGGCGCCGCCATTCCCATCCACCGAGGAAGCGTCTGAG cagcagcagccgcccGGGGTGGATCTTCCTGAGGGCGCCATCGTCGAGATCCTGTCCAGGGTGCCCTACAGGTCGCTCTGCCGCTTCAAGTGCGTGTCCAAGCCATGGCTGGCCCTCTGCTCCGACCCGAATGTCCGCAAGAGGTCGACGCAGACCCTGTCCGGCTTCTTCTTCATGGATCGTGGCCGCTTCAATTTCCGTAACTTGTCTGGAAAAGGCCCCCCTTTGGTCGACCCTTCGCTCCGTTTCTGGCGCGGGATCTACGACTGCTTCGCGGTCGAGCAGTGCTGTGGCAGCCTCCTCCTTTGCAAATGTTTGAAATCACGTCACAAGGAAGACGAATGCGATTACGTCGTCTGCAATCCTATGACAGGGCAGTGGACTGTGCTGCCTCCCATGGTATGGCTGGACGAAGAGGATGGTGCTATGACGTACTTCGAACCGATAAGGGACATCTTCCTGGGTTTCGACGCGGCAGCTCCGTCCCGCTTTCTGGTGTTTGTGCCCCTGACCAACTGTTTCTGTGAATTCACAGAGATGGCCATCTACTCGTCGGAAACCGGACGCTGGAAAAAGGTGCATAGTGAGTGGGGTTACAAAACTATTCTGGTTGGGAATTCAGAATGCGTCTTCCTCAATGGCACCATGCATTTGGCTACCCATTATGCTTTAGTAGTCACCGTCGACGCGGAGGGGAAGGTTTGGAGGGAAATTGAAATGCCTGAGCACTCGCCAGACTCAAATCAGTTGGCTTCCATTGGGAAGTCCCAAGGACGCCTGTATGCGTGGCAAATTGATGACGATCATGATTGCCAACTCTATGTGTGGGTTCTTGAAGATTATGGTGCTGGAAAGTGGACCCTCAAGTATACTGTTGGCGTCTCAGAGCTGTTCGGGAGGCAACGTGGCAAAGATGACATGTCCTATAAGGTGTTTGCGATTCATCCAGATTGTGATTTGATTTTCCTTACCGATGAGGAGGAGATGGCAGTGTCTTATGATATGGAGAATCAGAAAGTCAATTTTACCTGCACTTTTTCTCAAGAATTCGAGGATGTTCTACCGTACGTCCCATGTTTTGCGGAATGGGCTTCAGATGCTCACTGA
- the LOC119360080 gene encoding F-box protein At5g07610-like isoform X2, whose protein sequence is MKKKHVHEQQASLPHDHDCTQQDHSPPTGNQGRDGEAPPFPSTEEASEQQPPGVDLPEGAIVEILSRVPYRSLCRFKCVSKPWLALCSDPNVRKRSTQTLSGFFFMDRGRFNFRNLSGKGPPLVDPSLRFWRGIYDCFAVEQCCGSLLLCKCLKSRHKEDECDYVVCNPMTGQWTVLPPMVWLDEEDGAMTYFEPIRDIFLGFDAAAPSRFLVFVPLTNCFCEFTEMAIYSSETGRWKKVHSEWGYKTILVGNSECVFLNGTMHLATHYALVVTVDAEGKVWREIEMPEHSPDSNQLASIGKSQGRLYAWQIDDDHDCQLYVWVLEDYGAGKWTLKYTVGVSELFGRQRGKDDMSYKVFAIHPDCDLIFLTDEEEMAVSYDMENQKVNFTCTFSQEFEDVLPYVPCFAEWASDAH, encoded by the exons ATGAAGAAGAAGCACGTGCACGAGCAGCAGGCGAGCCTTCCCCATGACCATGACTGCACGCAGCAGGACCACTCGCCGCCGACCGGCAACCAAGGCCGCGACGGCGAGGCGCCGCCATTCCCATCCACCGAGGAAGCGTCTGAG cagcagccgcccGGGGTGGATCTTCCTGAGGGCGCCATCGTCGAGATCCTGTCCAGGGTGCCCTACAGGTCGCTCTGCCGCTTCAAGTGCGTGTCCAAGCCATGGCTGGCCCTCTGCTCCGACCCGAATGTCCGCAAGAGGTCGACGCAGACCCTGTCCGGCTTCTTCTTCATGGATCGTGGCCGCTTCAATTTCCGTAACTTGTCTGGAAAAGGCCCCCCTTTGGTCGACCCTTCGCTCCGTTTCTGGCGCGGGATCTACGACTGCTTCGCGGTCGAGCAGTGCTGTGGCAGCCTCCTCCTTTGCAAATGTTTGAAATCACGTCACAAGGAAGACGAATGCGATTACGTCGTCTGCAATCCTATGACAGGGCAGTGGACTGTGCTGCCTCCCATGGTATGGCTGGACGAAGAGGATGGTGCTATGACGTACTTCGAACCGATAAGGGACATCTTCCTGGGTTTCGACGCGGCAGCTCCGTCCCGCTTTCTGGTGTTTGTGCCCCTGACCAACTGTTTCTGTGAATTCACAGAGATGGCCATCTACTCGTCGGAAACCGGACGCTGGAAAAAGGTGCATAGTGAGTGGGGTTACAAAACTATTCTGGTTGGGAATTCAGAATGCGTCTTCCTCAATGGCACCATGCATTTGGCTACCCATTATGCTTTAGTAGTCACCGTCGACGCGGAGGGGAAGGTTTGGAGGGAAATTGAAATGCCTGAGCACTCGCCAGACTCAAATCAGTTGGCTTCCATTGGGAAGTCCCAAGGACGCCTGTATGCGTGGCAAATTGATGACGATCATGATTGCCAACTCTATGTGTGGGTTCTTGAAGATTATGGTGCTGGAAAGTGGACCCTCAAGTATACTGTTGGCGTCTCAGAGCTGTTCGGGAGGCAACGTGGCAAAGATGACATGTCCTATAAGGTGTTTGCGATTCATCCAGATTGTGATTTGATTTTCCTTACCGATGAGGAGGAGATGGCAGTGTCTTATGATATGGAGAATCAGAAAGTCAATTTTACCTGCACTTTTTCTCAAGAATTCGAGGATGTTCTACCGTACGTCCCATGTTTTGCGGAATGGGCTTCAGATGCTCACTGA